The following is a genomic window from Candidatus Hydrogenedentota bacterium.
CCACCCGGGTGTGCTCCCGGTGGAAGCCGGGGTAGCCCTTCGCGAGGGCATCCAGACGGCGAACCAGGGCGAAGTAGTTGGGGCCAAAGGTCTTGGCCATCAAATCCAGGGCCAGTGTGGTGTCGTCGGGCGAATTGGCGCCCCGAACCTCCAGATCGTGCATGAAACCGGGCTACTCCTTCCATCGGAAATGTGGCCGGGGAATCCACGGTGGAGCCCAGACCTCCCTATGGCGGGATTATACCAGCTTATGGGCGAAGTCGGGCCAATTTGAAGCACCCTGACCATCAAACTCGCCCGCCGCGAATAATTTTTTAAATACTTTTCCTTCCCAGTCGTTAATAGGGTTGAGGCCGCGCTTCAGGCGGCCGGGGACTGTCTTCCGGCCTGTCGGGTTGCATCGCGCGCCAGCGGTGTTGTAGCGTATAGGGCCTCGGCAGAAACGTACATTGTACCCGTATGGGTTTCCGTAGCACCATGGAAATACAGGAGAAAATCATGAAACGCGTATCCAAGACTCTGTTCGCCCTCGCCGCCGCGGCCTTTATGGGCATGGCCTTCGTGGCGGGCGCCGCCGATGAAGCTCCCTCCTCCGCTCTGGCCTTTAAGGTGAAGGACATTGACGGCAAGGAAGTGGATCTGGCCAAGAAGTATGAGGGCAAGGTTTGCCTGGTGGTAAACGTGGCGTCCAAGTGCGGCAACACCCCCCAGTACGAGCAGCTCGTTGCGCTGCAGACGAAATACAAAGACAAGGGCCTGGCGGTTCTGGGCTTCCCGGCGAACAACTTCGGCGAGCAGGAACCCGGCACCGAGGCCGAGATCAAGGAATTCTGCGCGACCAAGTACAGCGTGAATTTTGATCTCTTCTCCAAGATCTCCGTCAAGGGCGACGACCAGGCTCCCCTGTACAAGTACCTGACCTCCGAAGCGACCAACAAGGATTTCGCGGGCGAAGTCACCTGGAACTTCGAGAAGTTCGTCATCGGCAAGGACGGCAAGGTTGTGGCCCGTTTCGCCCCGAAGGTGAAGCCGGACGCTCCCGAAGTCGTGAAGGCGATTGAAGACGCGCTGGCGGCGGAAGCCGGTGGCGGCGACGAGTGGGACGACCTGAACGTCGGCAACCTGAGCGGCCAGGCGGTTCTCTAAATTACTGTCGGTTTTGAATAAGCAGGCCGGACTGCCTTCGGGCATGTCCGGCCTGATTTTTTTCGTAGCAGCGCCTTTAGTCCATGGGAACAACGGGGCTCATAAGCTCATTGGAATCAGGAGGGCACTTACTTCGCAGGCGGCATCCAGATGGAAGCGCCAATATAACGCTCGGGACCTTCCACGCCATCGGCGAAGTAGTAGATCGTGACCACTTTCCCGTCGGGACGCTGAACCATGCGGGGATAGCCCATGTCGGTGGTGTTGCCATCGTTGCGGAGGACGAGCTCGGGTCCCCAGGTTTTTCCACCGTCGTCGCTGAGTTTGGCGCACATGCTGTAGGGCTTGGCGCGGTAGCCGTAGGCCAGGCAGATGCGGCCATCGCGCAGTTGGATCATGGCGGGCGGGTTGCCCTTGCCGGTGTCCTCCACGGGATTGGCTTCCTGGGTCCAGGTCTTGCCGTTGTCGACGGAGCGAAACAAACCAATATAGCGCCGCGTGCCTTCGTGGATCCGCGTGGTGCAAATGAGCTCGTTATCGCTCAGGCGGACGGAAGCCGGCATGATTCCGAAATCCCCTTTCCCCATCTCGGGCCCGAGGTAGCTTACAAACTGGAATGACTTCCCGCCGTCGTCGGTCCGCATGCAGAAAACGCGGCCCTCCTTTGCGTCGGACTTGGCGGCCGTGCTGAAAACGAGGCAGGAATCCTCATCTTCCACGATATAGTCCGTCCGCGGTGCGGTGCCCGGCGCGTCAAAATTGGGCATCTTGAATGGGCCTTCCCAATTCTTGCCACGGTCATAGGAATAGTAAAAGCGGGAATCCCCCGCCCCGGCGTCGTTCATTCGCACCGTCATGGCGAAGTCCTTATGCAGAAAATTAATTCCGCCCGGGCAGTCTGCGGCCGGCTTAATCTCCAGTCCCGGCGTTTCCGTGCCATGGAGAGACTCGCCTTCCGGAATCAGATAGCCATGCTCGGCGGGGTGCTCCTGCTTCCAGGTTTCGCCGCCGTCGAGGCTTCGGGCGAGCCAGTGCTCTTCGGGCTTCTCGCGATCCACATGGTGCCGGTCGCCCATGTCTTTATACCAGGCCCGGCTGTAGCCCACGAGGATCTCGTTGTCCCAGATCCAGATCCCGTGATTCGCAGGCCAGCCGCCGAAACGGCCCGGTTCGCCGTAGACTTTTATGTGCTGCACGTCCTGTAGAATAATCTGATCCGGGGGGGCGGACAGTGAAGCGGCAACGACAAGTAGTGCACCCAGACTGCTCATATAATGCTCCTCAAGATGGTCTAAGTAACGGTAATGTCAATTGCCGGTAAAGCGCGGGGGTCTCTTTTCGACGAAAGAGGCTACACCCTCCGCGAAATCGGCGGTTCCGAAGCTTTCAAACATTTCTTTGATGGCCAAATCCGTGGCGGGCCCGAGATCGCACAAGAGCGAATCGTAAACCTGGCGCTTGATGATGCCCAGGGCCCGGGGAGAGCACTGGGTCGCGAGGTGGGCCGCATATTCACGGGCGCGCGGAAGCAGCTCATCGTGTGGAACGACGCGGCTTACAAGCCCCATGGACTTCGCTTCTTCCGCATCGATAATACGTGCGCTGTAGAGAAGGTCGAGGGCGTTTTCGAGACCCACGAGGCGCGGAAGCATCCAGCCGAGACCGTGCTCCGCGATGAGACCGCGCTGGGAAAAAGCGGTGCCGAATTTCGCCTTGTCGCTGGCGAACCGAATGTCGCAGTAGACCGCGTGGACCAGACCGATGCCCATGGCGTGGCCGTTCACGGCGGCGATGACGGGCTTCCGGATGCCGATGGTAAAGGTGTAGGGCTTCTTGAAGTCATCGCGCACGCATGGGCCAGTGCCAGGCTGGGCGAGGTGCTTTTCCTGGGCCTCATCGAGATTGATGGAGCCGCCGGTGATCCCGGCCAGAAGACTCATGTCCGCTCCCGCGCAGAAACCCCGCCCCGCACCGGTCACGATCACCACCCGGACATCGTCGTGGTGCTCGGCATCGGCCATGGCGTGGCGGTACTCCGCCTCCATGCGCATGGTCCACGCGTTGAGCTTGTCGGGCCGGTTGAGGGTAATCGTGGCGATGTGGTCCGCCACGGTATAAAGAATCTCCTGATATTCCATACAAGCTGCCTCTCCTTGGGAAAAATCAGCATAGCACGAGAGGCCGACTATTACAACGGCGGGGACCGCGGGATGGAACACACGAAACAGGTCGGTCGCCACCCGCATTCGGGGTGGCTCCACCGGGTGGGGCCGGCACCCGGCGCCGGTGTCCCTCTACATCACATGGAGCACTTCCCGGCCCCGGCCCTGGGCGATGAGGGAGGTGTAGCTTTTCAGATCTTCCTGCACTTTGGGATC
Proteins encoded in this region:
- a CDS encoding glutathione peroxidase, which codes for MKRVSKTLFALAAAAFMGMAFVAGAADEAPSSALAFKVKDIDGKEVDLAKKYEGKVCLVVNVASKCGNTPQYEQLVALQTKYKDKGLAVLGFPANNFGEQEPGTEAEIKEFCATKYSVNFDLFSKISVKGDDQAPLYKYLTSEATNKDFAGEVTWNFEKFVIGKDGKVVARFAPKVKPDAPEVVKAIEDALAAEAGGGDEWDDLNVGNLSGQAVL
- a CDS encoding exo-alpha-sialidase, producing MSSLGALLVVAASLSAPPDQIILQDVQHIKVYGEPGRFGGWPANHGIWIWDNEILVGYSRAWYKDMGDRHHVDREKPEEHWLARSLDGGETWKQEHPAEHGYLIPEGESLHGTETPGLEIKPAADCPGGINFLHKDFAMTVRMNDAGAGDSRFYYSYDRGKNWEGPFKMPNFDAPGTAPRTDYIVEDEDSCLVFSTAAKSDAKEGRVFCMRTDDGGKSFQFVSYLGPEMGKGDFGIMPASVRLSDNELICTTRIHEGTRRYIGLFRSVDNGKTWTQEANPVEDTGKGNPPAMIQLRDGRICLAYGYRAKPYSMCAKLSDDGGKTWGPELVLRNDGNTTDMGYPRMVQRPDGKVVTIYYFADGVEGPERYIGASIWMPPAK
- a CDS encoding enoyl-CoA hydratase, coding for MEYQEILYTVADHIATITLNRPDKLNAWTMRMEAEYRHAMADAEHHDDVRVVIVTGAGRGFCAGADMSLLAGITGGSINLDEAQEKHLAQPGTGPCVRDDFKKPYTFTIGIRKPVIAAVNGHAMGIGLVHAVYCDIRFASDKAKFGTAFSQRGLIAEHGLGWMLPRLVGLENALDLLYSARIIDAEEAKSMGLVSRVVPHDELLPRAREYAAHLATQCSPRALGIIKRQVYDSLLCDLGPATDLAIKEMFESFGTADFAEGVASFVEKRPPRFTGN